One window of the Candidatus Binatia bacterium genome contains the following:
- a CDS encoding DUF58 domain-containing protein yields the protein MTEEAGLFLQPDFLKKLERLRLIAKRLSWTAAKGEHRSVRRGYSLEFSDYRKYQSGDDLRYVDWNVYRRLERLWLKLFTAEEEMNIYLLIDASRSMAEGNPPKIEHAKRIAAALGYIGLKNLDKVGGASFAEDLNAPLTLGRGKKQILSLFNFLTAVSCDGETDLKAAMESFAALFTRPGLAVVLSDLFDPRGWRAGLEELLKQKHQLLVIHIMDDGEFDPAARGDLSLADVESGRERRLFLDPDLLRRFQEELTAYCGEIESFCRSRRMDYLRTRTSVPFEDFVLLTLREAQGVK from the coding sequence ATGACGGAAGAAGCGGGGCTTTTTTTACAGCCCGATTTTCTTAAAAAATTGGAGCGCCTTCGGCTGATCGCCAAGCGGCTCTCCTGGACGGCGGCGAAAGGGGAGCACCGCTCGGTCCGCAGGGGATACAGTCTGGAATTTTCCGACTATCGAAAATACCAGAGCGGCGACGACCTCCGCTACGTCGATTGGAACGTCTATCGCCGGCTGGAGCGTCTGTGGCTCAAGCTCTTTACCGCCGAGGAGGAGATGAACATTTATCTCCTGATCGATGCGAGCCGTTCGATGGCGGAGGGAAATCCGCCGAAGATCGAACACGCCAAGCGGATCGCCGCGGCGCTCGGCTACATCGGCCTCAAGAATCTCGACAAGGTCGGCGGCGCGAGCTTCGCTGAAGACCTGAACGCGCCGCTCACTCTCGGCCGGGGCAAGAAGCAGATCCTGTCGCTGTTCAACTTCCTGACCGCGGTATCGTGCGACGGCGAAACCGATCTTAAAGCCGCGATGGAATCGTTCGCCGCTCTTTTCACCAGGCCGGGCCTGGCGGTGGTGTTGAGCGATCTTTTCGATCCGCGCGGCTGGCGCGCGGGGCTGGAAGAATTACTCAAGCAGAAACACCAGCTCCTCGTGATCCATATCATGGACGACGGAGAATTCGATCCGGCGGCGCGCGGCGATCTCTCGCTCGCGGACGTGGAGAGCGGGCGCGAGAGAAGGCTCTTTCTCGACCCCGACCTGCTCCGGCGCTTTCAAGAGGAGCTCACCGCCTACTGCGGCGAGATCGAGTCGTTCTGCCGCAGCCGCCGGATGGACTACCTCCGGACGAGGACTTCGGTTCCGTTCGAGGACTTCGTCCTGCTCACGTTGCGCGAGGCGCAAGGGGTCAAATAG
- a CDS encoding VWA domain-containing protein, translated as MSWGSPLALLLLLGAIPAILILHSLRPKGLQVRTTTLFLWERVLKERQMGQWLGRLLRKNLLLILQLLAAIALIAALADPSLIRLGGPAGDLVIVLDLSASMKAKGRGGSRFDDARAELLRLVDALRSQQKMMVIGAGPRPEILAPWSGESRTLRDLARAVRPTDAPAPVKEAVLFAHSFIKRGGRDRIIVISDGAFDGAEELPWDASRLQLVSVGAGGENIGIVGFELRRLPDKADRYQAMVAVKNFTSRPARVPVALAQAEKSWAQETVEIGAGESRVLVYSYGGALPERLEARLGVADDFPTDDRAYLTLRSSAPVRVLYAGKGNPYLEHLFHSLPHLQVTRVDRLTQEELSARRSLYDAIVLDGVAPPVLDEGNFILINTSAKPFAARGKISRPRVLPSAARHPLGAGLSFDDLYIREALQMVPPSGAAILAQSREAPLVFAFERGKLRVLVLGFDLLASDLPWRVAFPVLFGNAFEWFRPRGAEFPGAQVQAGKPYPIPLAPADDRVEVKSPSGAREVLRATARPFPFTNTAAAGFYSYSSQSGAGEFAVNLLSESESQIRSRVAANPARSASRAESAERTEAGFPLWPLLLATVFALLLVEGYLVFRRGAALYPLALRTVAAGALLLAWWNPKIFQPAAALDVVLAVDASRSVGREGTSKALEILAAARRLKVMDTRAGLLFFGQRPSWEFFPRADFPLADFSPVVGREETDIETALQAPVAQIGEGRQGKILLISDGRETRGQAFRALPFLRSRGVSVSVLPVSLARGKNEIYLTDLKLPQQVDGGASFEVKGAIETLGDAKARVKLARDGVILRDETLSLNPGTNWVGFKDSLAEPGSHTYELWVESAADTLSENNRLQGIVEVKGPPRVLYLYSSAESRRAPARVLQTQGYSVFESSPEESRLSLPELASFDLLVLDNVPAFRLTQAKMEAIERYVKDLGGGLIVLGGAQSYGAGGYYRTPLERILPVEMRPPARLEMPHIALLFVLDKSGSMAAGPEGATKLELAKAAALAAADLLNPNDQMGILTFDAKWEWLLPFRMVGKGEWISDRLAAIQSDGGTDMYAAMVEAERSLAAKQAAIKHVLVLSDGLTDKADFQSLVAKMAGQGVTVSTVAVGQDADYGLMADIARGGKGRVYAAIDPQTVPQIFTTETLLIARDLLVEKPVRPKIVAATGPLKGFAQASLPPLFGYVLTHPKPQAELLMRVDEDPLLISWRYGLGKVAAFTSDLTGRWGREWIAWRDFPQWAGQLARSARRTLAEANVRAEFHQEGDEIKAVVDFLTKGGDFVNQLKLSGNLVATAQTAAAAPFRQIAPGRYEGRLTAAERGAYLLALQEEKKDEAPATVATIPFIVPYPREYRELKADTALLSRLAEESGGEMLPPDQWEPALKRLFTPDPGKAVAARETWQP; from the coding sequence ATGAGTTGGGGATCACCGCTAGCTCTCCTCCTTTTATTGGGCGCCATCCCCGCGATTCTCATCCTACACAGTCTCCGTCCCAAAGGGCTCCAGGTGAGAACCACAACGCTGTTTCTCTGGGAGCGCGTGCTGAAAGAGCGGCAGATGGGGCAATGGCTCGGCCGCTTGCTGAGAAAAAATCTTCTCTTGATCCTCCAGCTTCTCGCCGCCATTGCGCTGATCGCGGCGCTGGCCGATCCGTCGCTCATCCGCCTTGGCGGACCGGCGGGCGACCTCGTCATCGTGCTCGATTTGAGCGCCAGCATGAAAGCCAAGGGCCGGGGCGGAAGCCGCTTCGACGACGCGCGCGCGGAGCTCCTGAGGCTCGTCGATGCGCTGCGGTCGCAGCAGAAAATGATGGTTATCGGCGCGGGCCCGAGGCCGGAGATCCTCGCGCCGTGGAGCGGCGAGAGCCGGACGCTTCGAGATCTGGCGCGCGCCGTCAGGCCCACCGACGCGCCGGCGCCCGTTAAAGAGGCGGTTCTGTTCGCGCATTCGTTCATCAAGCGCGGCGGCCGCGATCGGATCATCGTCATCAGCGACGGCGCTTTCGACGGCGCCGAAGAGCTTCCCTGGGACGCCTCGCGTCTCCAGCTCGTCAGCGTCGGCGCCGGCGGGGAAAATATCGGCATCGTCGGCTTCGAGCTGCGCCGGCTACCGGATAAGGCGGATCGATATCAGGCGATGGTCGCGGTCAAAAACTTCACCTCCCGGCCGGCGCGCGTGCCGGTGGCGCTGGCGCAGGCGGAAAAATCCTGGGCTCAGGAGACGGTCGAGATCGGCGCCGGCGAAAGCCGCGTGCTCGTCTATTCTTACGGGGGAGCCTTGCCGGAGCGGCTCGAGGCGCGCTTGGGCGTCGCCGACGATTTTCCGACCGACGACCGAGCCTACCTCACGCTCAGAAGCTCTGCGCCCGTACGGGTTCTCTACGCGGGAAAAGGCAACCCATACCTGGAGCACCTGTTTCATTCTCTACCTCACCTCCAGGTCACACGGGTGGATCGTCTGACTCAGGAAGAGCTTTCGGCGCGGCGTTCGCTCTACGATGCGATCGTGCTCGACGGCGTCGCGCCGCCCGTGCTCGACGAAGGCAACTTCATCCTGATCAATACCTCTGCCAAACCATTTGCCGCCCGCGGCAAGATTTCCCGGCCGCGCGTTCTTCCGTCGGCGGCGCGCCATCCGCTCGGCGCAGGGCTCAGCTTCGATGACCTCTATATCCGCGAAGCGCTGCAAATGGTCCCGCCGAGCGGCGCGGCAATCCTGGCGCAATCGAGAGAAGCGCCGCTCGTCTTCGCCTTCGAGCGGGGAAAACTCAGGGTTCTCGTTCTCGGCTTCGATCTTTTGGCTTCGGACCTTCCCTGGCGCGTCGCCTTTCCGGTTCTCTTCGGCAACGCGTTCGAATGGTTCCGGCCGCGCGGCGCGGAATTTCCCGGCGCGCAAGTCCAGGCCGGCAAGCCCTATCCGATTCCGCTCGCGCCGGCGGACGACCGGGTGGAGGTGAAAAGCCCGTCGGGCGCGCGCGAGGTCTTGAGAGCCACGGCTCGTCCGTTTCCGTTTACGAACACGGCCGCGGCGGGATTTTACAGTTACAGCAGTCAGAGCGGGGCGGGTGAGTTCGCAGTCAATCTTCTAAGCGAGAGCGAGTCGCAAATCCGCTCCCGCGTGGCGGCAAATCCTGCCAGGAGCGCCAGCCGCGCGGAAAGCGCCGAGAGAACAGAGGCGGGATTTCCGCTTTGGCCGCTCCTGCTTGCCACGGTTTTCGCCTTGTTGCTCGTCGAGGGTTATTTGGTATTCCGGCGCGGCGCGGCGCTCTATCCTCTGGCGCTCCGGACGGTGGCGGCGGGCGCGCTACTCCTCGCCTGGTGGAATCCAAAAATCTTCCAGCCGGCGGCGGCGCTCGACGTCGTGCTGGCCGTGGACGCCTCGCGCAGCGTGGGCCGGGAAGGAACGTCAAAGGCGTTGGAAATTCTCGCGGCGGCCCGGCGCTTGAAAGTCATGGATACGCGCGCCGGGCTGCTCTTTTTCGGACAACGCCCGTCGTGGGAATTTTTCCCCCGCGCCGATTTTCCCCTGGCCGATTTTTCCCCCGTGGTCGGGCGCGAGGAGACCGACATCGAAACCGCGCTGCAAGCGCCGGTCGCCCAGATCGGCGAAGGTCGGCAGGGGAAGATTCTGCTGATCTCCGACGGCCGTGAGACCCGCGGCCAGGCTTTCCGCGCGCTGCCCTTTCTCCGCTCGCGCGGCGTCTCCGTCTCGGTCCTGCCCGTGAGTCTCGCGCGCGGCAAGAACGAAATCTATCTGACCGATCTCAAGCTGCCGCAGCAGGTGGACGGCGGCGCAAGCTTCGAGGTGAAGGGCGCGATCGAAACGCTCGGCGACGCCAAGGCGCGCGTGAAGCTCGCCCGCGACGGCGTCATCCTGAGAGATGAGACGCTGTCTCTCAACCCCGGCACGAACTGGGTCGGCTTCAAGGACAGTCTCGCCGAGCCGGGGAGCCATACGTACGAGCTTTGGGTCGAGTCGGCGGCGGACACGCTCTCCGAAAACAACCGCCTGCAGGGGATCGTCGAGGTCAAAGGGCCGCCGCGGGTGCTCTACCTTTATTCGTCCGCGGAAAGCCGGCGCGCGCCCGCGCGCGTGCTCCAAACCCAGGGCTATTCGGTGTTCGAGTCGTCGCCCGAAGAAAGCCGCCTCTCGCTTCCCGAGCTCGCGTCGTTCGATCTCCTGGTGCTCGACAACGTTCCGGCGTTTCGCCTGACGCAAGCGAAGATGGAAGCGATCGAGAGGTACGTGAAGGACCTGGGCGGCGGCTTGATCGTTCTCGGCGGCGCGCAAAGCTACGGCGCGGGCGGCTACTACAGGACGCCGCTCGAGCGCATCCTCCCGGTCGAGATGCGGCCGCCGGCGCGCCTGGAAATGCCGCACATCGCGCTGCTCTTCGTCCTCGACAAGTCGGGCAGCATGGCGGCGGGCCCGGAGGGCGCGACCAAGCTCGAGCTGGCGAAGGCCGCCGCGCTGGCCGCCGCGGATCTCTTAAATCCCAACGACCAGATGGGAATTCTCACCTTCGACGCCAAATGGGAATGGCTGCTGCCGTTCCGCATGGTCGGCAAGGGCGAATGGATTTCCGATCGGCTCGCGGCGATCCAGTCGGACGGCGGCACCGACATGTACGCGGCGATGGTCGAAGCGGAGCGCTCGCTCGCGGCCAAGCAGGCGGCGATCAAGCACGTGCTCGTCCTCTCGGACGGCCTCACGGACAAGGCGGACTTTCAGTCGCTGGTCGCGAAAATGGCCGGCCAGGGAGTGACCGTCTCCACGGTCGCCGTGGGACAGGACGCCGATTACGGCCTGATGGCCGACATCGCGCGCGGCGGCAAAGGCAGGGTCTATGCGGCGATCGACCCGCAGACGGTGCCGCAGATTTTTACCACCGAAACGCTTCTCATCGCGCGCGACCTGCTGGTCGAAAAGCCGGTGCGGCCGAAAATCGTCGCAGCGACGGGGCCGCTCAAAGGCTTCGCGCAGGCAAGCCTGCCGCCGCTTTTCGGTTACGTTCTGACGCATCCCAAGCCGCAGGCGGAACTGCTGATGCGGGTTGATGAAGACCCGCTGTTGATCTCGTGGCGCTACGGCCTCGGCAAAGTCGCCGCCTTCACGTCGGATTTGACCGGGCGCTGGGGCAGGGAATGGATCGCGTGGCGTGACTTTCCCCAATGGGCCGGACAGCTCGCGCGCAGCGCGCGGCGCACGCTCGCGGAGGCCAATGTACGGGCGGAATTTCACCAGGAAGGGGATGAGATCAAAGCCGTCGTCGATTTTCTTACCAAAGGAGGCGACTTCGTCAACCAGCTCAAGCTATCGGGGAATCTCGTAGCTACGGCGCAGACGGCCGCCGCCGCGCCGTTCCGCCAGATCGCGCCGGGCAGATACGAAGGTCGCCTCACTGCAGCGGAGCGCGGCGCCTATCTGCTGGCGCTCCAGGAAGAGAAGA